Within Nematostella vectensis chromosome 1, jaNemVect1.1, whole genome shotgun sequence, the genomic segment TTGAAAGTagaagaaaaacattttttgaaaatatatttaaattattactttaattaagaGTCCATTCGCAAacttatgctatattaaagGTACCATGCCAATCAACGGCGTCACAGATGTCAtatattgttgtcatagaaacagtgtcactaataatatatgtaaactgcaagaaaataagattatcgaaaaaagacatacagaaatacatttctttaaaaaaacccAGAAATATTGCCCTTTTCTACTTACTTAGGTGACGTCATcgtgactttttttttaagaatatcgGTCGCTTATTGAATAAAAACTTATTATGATAACTTATTTGGATTCTGGATGTTCTTTGCAAAGGTTTCGAAAAATAGGCTAATTATAACCATGTTAACAGGGTACCGATTTGGTTGCCTTGCTTGCTCGCACGTGCTAACTGGGTGCCTGGTTCTGCGATCGATTTTGCGATAAAAGACAGCATTTTTCTAAGTAATTGGAGTTTAATGCTTGATGGGACGTGTTTTAAGGATGTGTTTTTACCCAAAAAATAAGGTATAAACTAATTAAGTGTGtaaggaatatattattttccttatatggaagtgaccgcgtttgggaaaaacgacaatttttgccTAAATGTTCTTAATATGcatttttatttgtcctaaacagggtcctAAAAAAGGGAggtgttgtcctaaacagggtatggtttttcagaatttttgtaATAAACAGGGTCAGGTTTCAAAACCCCCAGCggcacccctatacccaaacataggctgagtacccccccccccccagggaaTAAAATAGCTCAGTGCTTTGCGCACCTAGTGATCAGAGgtgtaccctggttccagaacATCGACCGCGTTCCCCGAACGTCTCGCTaagctcgctggccactaaatagagaaaccttcgaggctctggaaccaaaATAACAGAGGTGCCGTACAGGATGCACGAGAAGTGAGCATGATGCATGATGGGAAGCCTAGACCAAGTGTCAAAGGGAACGCGGTCCGGGCAAAACGAAGCTATAAATGAACCCTTGAGTACATTGCTCATTCTCGCATGGTGGGGGATGCGGTATTACACTTTCTATTTTATGGGAAAATTCTGCCAAAGAAATTTTGTCTAGTGAAAATAGAATGTCTCGCAGAATTGATGCATTATTGATTCAAAACATAATTGATATATGTCCATATGTTATACAGAACACAAGAAAATTTTAAATACTAGAAAAGCAGTACTCCTTGTTTTTTCATTTTCGAAGGCCTGGGAGTTTCTTGCCAATCAATTAAATTATAGATCCTCACAAATGAATTCACTTATCAAAACCAAAGGTTGCGAGGTCGCGGATGCAATTTGTTCGaagcaataacaaacaaaCGCTCCGAGAATCAGTACATTTACCGCTGGCGTGGTGTGGTGTCACTAGGAGTTGTATATTACGACAGGCTTAAACTTGCGTTGTATAAAACTCCTATAGTGTTTAAGTGCATTTTCGTATATAATATActtcttttgtaaaaaaaacctcaAACGATAGTCTCAATCGAGCCAAACGTTCACCTACCTTATTCAGCGTGTACTCATTCTGCCTATCTATTTGCCTTTGTGACAAGGACAAAAATTCGGTGAGATTTAACTGCACTGCATGTCCACTCTTTTTAAAGTGGTCAAAACGAGACATGTAGAGTCCGGTTTAAAGGTAATTACGCGTTGAGGTGAATGGAGAGAGCAGCTTTGAGGGAATACGGATCGGCTTTTCAAGGACGGAGGTAATGATTAACTTTGAGTGCAAACAATGTCAATTTTTTAATCTTAGTCATTTTCGTGTCACTCATTTGATAATTCTACAAGTGAACAAAGACAAACACTAGACAAGGATGGCAAAGAGTCTATTTATCACTAAAGGAACGAACTTGATAGAGACCTCATTAGTTCttaaattaaattattttttattattaatatacacctatttcaactAAGGTTGCACCGGAGAATCGAGAGTCGTAAGCCCGCAGTCGTTCATGGGTAATATGAGCTGAATCCATgtcctatttttttatcataccATAGTTGCCATCCTCGGGCCGTACCCTTAAAAATAAGCGCCTTACCTAACAAGAATAGGAATAGGCGGATCCCCCGCATAAGTGCATGGATTTCCTAGTGGCAACCTTATCTGAAATAAGAGTACTATATTCGATGTGTTCGATTGACTAAAATATTAAAGTAGATGTGTTGTTGTTTGCGTGTTTTTTCCAACACAACCATCAGCGAATACAAGCCACCCCCCTCCTTGTACAAACCGGAAGCGTACCATACTCTTACAAATTTATTGGTCCATGTACTATTCTGTATAAGACACCAATTAACgaatgtctgtctgtctgtctgtctgtgttaAAGCTCCTTGCTCGCAACGCAGGGGTTATATTGTAATTGTGCTTTTCACAGAAACAATTCATTACCCTTTTGCATTTGTTATGTTGATCAGATCGTTGTTATACTTGAATGGTTCTGTATTGGCCGCACAATATAGCTCTTATACATTCAGAGTAATAGCAAATTCCCTCAATTCCTAATTCGCCAAATCTATTCATCACCTTTACAACAAGATTTAACGACATTCTAATTAGGCTGAATTTCTGAGTGTGAGGTGgcatgcgaaaaaaaaaaaacacgcgataTCAAAAGGCGATGGGATCAATGACTACATTATCAAGTTTTCACAATAATGATACGCTAGAGAAGGGGACCTTCCCATATCCCTGAATTTGTAGCGACAAATTATCACTTAGAAAGGCTAGCAGATCTAATCAATGATAAATCTTATAAATTTCCTTTTGATTGCAAAGTCAACACTCTACTGCACCATCAAGTTTATTATCATTGCTTCAGCGTTTGTTTGGTTTTCGTATTCACCAGGCGTATTCACTTACCTCGTACATAAAGCTATTCCTGATCAACTCCTCTCGAGTGAGATACTCTTTGCATCTCGTCTTAAAGCGATTCATGGCTGCTTAATATTAGACGAAACTGAGGAAGGTATAAAGAAGTCTTTCTTTTGTTCCGCACTTCCCTCTGCCGCGAAGAATATTCGGTCTAACGGATGCTAATTAGCAGCTTTTGCGAATTCATCCAATTGTATGATAACAGCTCCTTGCGCTTATAGCACACCGCAGTGACCACATATCAGAACAAAATTAATTAGTGTGACGTATATATTTTCACAAATTTGATATTAATTTCAACATTTATACATGACGCTTTTTATGCAAGGAGTAATGCCATTGTCCTTTGCGGCTCGTAATAAAAATAAGGGAAaagcaaaaaatgtaattgcaaaataaaaaaaatagttataCTTTTCTTCGAAATTGTGAAATGGATTAAAATCCAAGTGCAAAAACCAAGTCAAAAAACCTTCACGTGATACTTCGTGTGTTTCTTGTACTAGAGCGCGTGTAATTTTTAGAACACAGCATATACACATATAAAAAAACGTCTGAGACTGGTCTGTTCTTCTTTTTTGAACAGTTTATGGCTAAAAATGTCCTTGATGTTCTTGAATTTTAGGGTTCGTAAAAATTTAATGCCCAGTTTGGAAGAAAAAATGCACAGATTCTCAATAGCAATAACCTGATAACATTGACGGTGGttattatgaacacaattCTATTCTGCATTTCAAAAAGCAGTACACtatcaaaacaatatttttctgcTAATGAGTCTTGACGtgttcttagaatttggtTAAATCTCAGGCTGACGTTCTtatcaaacaaaaaagtgtgtgtatatatatatgcaatCAGTTGTTGCACGGGATATGTTTCTCAATCTATGCGAATTTTGTGTTTCGAGTCCTCGGCCGTCTTACATCACGTGATACATGACCACGTCAATCAAAGCTATTTATAGATGACACTAGGGCATGATGGGTAGCCCAATAGTCTGCACCCCATCCTCAGCTCGCAGTACGTCTTCTCGATTGCGTGACATACCGTGAAGTCCTCGCCGTCACACAGCACATGCTGCACCTGACCTGTCAACCTGTCAATCATCGGGATGACGTCACTCTCTGGGTAAACAGTAGTTAGGTAACGCGCGGCTGTCTTCAGCTCAAAGTCGAACTTACGGTGACTGAGTCCTACTCCTGGACTAGAGAATGCCACCCCAGGGACCCCTAGACGGGCGGCAATCAGCTTAGCCACCCCTCCTCCAAAAGAGTGTCCAACGAGTATCACTTCTGAGTTTCTGCGTACGAGTTGTTGCGTGTAGTCTTCAAGAGTTTTGAAATACTGTCGAGTTGAGCCATGATGCAGGAGTTTGTCAATAAAAGCACTCGCGGACACGTAAGCGGAGAGGTAGTCCCGCGGGACCTGGTGAATTATGGGAAAGAGAGTCGAAAGTGACTGGATTACTGCAATTTCATTCCAAATTTTCGCGTAGTGTATCAGTTCATCGGGCGTGTTGGCGCCACGAATAGCAATCACGTGGACATTGTTTGAGTCAGTCACGTGATAGTAATAAGGAGCATGGTCCGCGAAAGAGACCGTAGACCAGTTGTTCTGGCTGAGGAACTGATTGAGTACGGCTTGTTTCAGGGTATCGTTGCTGCTGTACATGGCGGAGTTGTAGGTGAGATTGGCTAACAGAGCCATATCGGCAATGTTTAGCTTGGATTTGCTCCATGTTTGCTCGCATATCGGGTAACGGGGAGTAACCATGTTCTCTCGGTTAGCTGCGCCCCAGGCTTTCGCAAAGATGCTCTCACGGCACCGAGTGTCGCACTTCGTCTGTGTGGATACAGTAGAGACAATAAACGTGATCACAGCAAAGTAGAGCGTAAAGAACAGGACCGCCACACCCCTGCTCATGATGAACTTCGTTCTCTTGGTGTAGGAGCCTCTGTAGTAAGTATACACCTCGGTGGAAGCAACAGCAATCGGGACAAAGAAGGCGAAGACTACCGCGCTAGTTGACATATCCGCAAAGGCGGCAAACACAACGCACGAAACTATCGCAAACATGACCAAAAAGGCTGAAAGAGCTATCTTCAAATACAACAACTTTTGATTCCTCAATGAATCCGTGTAGACAATAGCAATAAGTAAAAGAGACCCGAGAAGCGACAGGCAAAACGCGCCCATCCAGCTGACCGCCACTGCATGCTTGATGA encodes:
- the LOC5516344 gene encoding uncharacterized protein LOC5516344, whose amino-acid sequence is MMQMKNFSDGIFVRDREELQFAGFKGDQSEKLFEDKSGRAWSILRFIVESLFTASHLILSVIFLFFFLTAICFSITCNLDLAFEMIYPTAPTPSRRNIMSVCLAGLLPCVIYIVILVLSLFWEVFRAVLFKNSLRFSIARLITVILVVIVSGVWAGTKVPSTKSIVYFPDFIKHAVAVSWMGAFCLSLLGSLLLIAIVYTDSLRNQKLLYLKIALSAFLVMFAIVSCVVFAAFADMSTSAVVFAFFVPIAVASTEVYTYYRGSYTKRTKFIMSRGVAVLFFTLYFAVITFIVSTVSTQTKCDTRCRESIFAKAWGAANRENMVTPRYPICEQTWSKSKLNIADMALLANLTYNSAMYSSNDTLKQAVLNQFLSQNNWSTVSFADHAPYYYHVTDSNNVHVIAIRGANTPDELIHYAKIWNEIAVIQSLSTLFPIIHQVPRDYLSAYVSASAFIDKLLHHGSTRQYFKTLEDYTQQLVRRNSEVILVGHSFGGGVAKLIAARLGVPGVAFSSPGVGLSHRKFDFELKTAARYLTTVYPESDVIPMIDRLTGQVQHVLCDGEDFTVCHAIEKTYCELRMGCRLLGYPSCPSVIYK